One Virgibacillus proomii DNA window includes the following coding sequences:
- a CDS encoding conjugal transfer protein — MKKLKSYTRIWSVKKVIYAINDFRLPFPVTFNQMSWFVLSLLIVMLLGNLPPLSLINGALLKYVGISVGLTWFMSQKTFDGKKPYSFLKSVITYFFRSKVTYAGKPIKLQRVKVNESITAVRSELDALSD; from the coding sequence ATGAAAAAATTAAAAAGTTATACACGTATTTGGTCGGTTAAAAAAGTGATTTATGCGATTAATGATTTTCGATTGCCCTTTCCCGTCACATTTAATCAAATGTCGTGGTTTGTACTTTCGCTGCTAATTGTCATGTTACTTGGGAATCTTCCGCCACTCTCATTGATTAATGGTGCGCTATTAAAATATGTGGGAATTTCAGTAGGTTTAACATGGTTTATGAGTCAAAAAACATTTGATGGCAAAAAGCCATATAGCTTTCTAAAATCCGTCATCACTTATTTTTTTCGTTCCAAAGTGACTTATGCTGGGAAGCCAATCAAATTACAACGGGTGAAAGTGAATGAAAGTATTACAGCTGTGAGGAGTGAATTGGATGCGTTATCCGATTAA
- a CDS encoding antirestriction protein ArdA, whose protein sequence is MDMQVYIANLWKYNEGELVGDWFTTPIDMEEVKERIGLNSEYEEYAIHDFELPFEIHEYTPISEINRLCAMVEELLENQEDIICYADCEDMEDVARYYVEETGMLGEVPTNLQNYIHYQALRRDLEINGNFLVTSHGVFEYLG, encoded by the coding sequence ATGGACATGCAAGTATATATAGCAAATCTCTGGAAATATAACGAAGGAGAACTAGTTGGGGATTGGTTTACAACACCAATCGATATGGAAGAAGTGAAAGAACGTATTGGATTAAATAGTGAATACGAAGAATATGCTATACACGATTTTGAATTACCGTTTGAAATCCATGAGTACACGCCTATTTCTGAAATCAATCGGTTATGTGCGATGGTAGAAGAATTGCTAGAAAATCAAGAAGATATTATTTGTTATGCAGATTGTGAAGATATGGAAGATGTTGCTCGTTATTATGTAGAAGAAACAGGCATGCTTGGTGAAGTACCTACTAATTTACAGAACTATATTCATTATCAAGCACTTAGAAGAGATTTGGAAATAAACGGAAATTTTCTCGTTACGTCACATGGTGTGTTTGAATATCTTGGATAA
- a CDS encoding DUF6037 family protein: MTNKKTEIRFNKLPLLLKDMEKKQWMIDSFFFKYKSEQYIVILTLYNEKERKPDKYAKAKVEFIKDNNTNHSIKGFIDFYEVRFEDFKEFCDFFGVESRNAGRNLFVDFAEVFSNFIPKEKIIKKSERIQKIIGSRAEGNNPKAVYCYEVRRNGKKVDGTSKKRSIANSNKAEMLRPELYETFRTDTNLSFYFSTEKADCKSDLEIKRAFAKR; this comes from the coding sequence TTGACGAATAAGAAAACGGAAATACGTTTTAATAAATTGCCGCTTTTATTAAAGGATATGGAGAAAAAACAATGGATGATAGACTCTTTTTTCTTTAAATATAAAAGTGAACAATACATTGTTATATTAACTCTGTATAATGAAAAAGAAAGAAAACCAGATAAGTATGCTAAAGCTAAAGTAGAATTTATAAAAGATAACAATACGAACCACTCAATTAAAGGATTTATTGACTTTTATGAAGTTCGTTTTGAAGATTTTAAAGAATTTTGTGATTTCTTTGGCGTGGAAAGTAGAAATGCGGGGAGAAATTTGTTTGTAGATTTTGCCGAAGTTTTCTCTAATTTTATACCTAAAGAAAAAATAATAAAGAAAAGTGAGAGGATACAAAAAATAATTGGTAGTCGTGCAGAAGGGAATAATCCAAAAGCGGTATATTGTTATGAGGTTCGTCGTAATGGTAAAAAAGTTGATGGAACATCGAAGAAGCGCAGTATTGCTAATAGTAATAAAGCAGAAATGCTTCGACCAGAACTATATGAAACATTTCGTACAGATACTAATTTGAGCTTTTACTTTTCAACAGAAAAAGCTGATTGTAAAAGCGACTTAGAAATTAAGAGAGCATTTGCAAAGAGATAA